The Cupriavidus necator DNA window GTGTCGCGCTCGGCAAAGCGTACGCGCGCCTGGCGCAGGCGCGGCTCGAACATCGCGATCGCATGCGCAACCAGCGCCGCAATCGCGTCGCAGTCCGGCACCGACTGGAACGAGCGGAAGGAGAAGTCCGGCACACCGTAGTCGAGCACGGTCCCGTCCGACTCCAGGAACTGCGCCGCCGTCAGCCGCGAGCGCGTATTGAGCAGCCGGGCAAGCTCGCGCGCCACCGACTGGCGCAGTGGCTCGCCCTGGAGCAACTGCGCCGAGGGGGCGTTCGCACCCGCCGACAGCCGCTCGAACAGCGGCATCGGCGACCCGGTGACGATGACGGACATGTGCAGCCCCGCTTACGCCGCCTTCTTCTGCGGCTCCGGCGGCGCGGACACTGCGCAGGCCATGTTCTCCACCAGGTCCCAGCCGAACGCCGCCGTGCCTTCCTTCTGCGCGTCGCCCTTCTGTTGCGTGAAGAACGCGGTGATGCGGGTGAAGTCGAGCGTGAACGTGTCGGAGGAATCGCCCATGCCGCCAGCGGTCTGGATGGACTCGACGATCGCGTCGCTCAGCGTGTAGGTCATCTCCGAGCGGAACGCACCGTCTTCGGTTCGTCCGATCTCGAGTTTCACATCGCCGAGCGACTTGCCGGCGGCGCACGCGGCGTACAGGCCGGGCGTGGCCTGGTCGGTCTTCTTTGACATCGTCATGCTCTGGAACTGCGCCTTGCCCGAGGTGCGCTTCGAGTTGGCCGGGTCATTGGTCACGGCCATCGCCACGCCGTGCGAGAACGAATAGATCTGGATGCGCTCGGCGGCACGGCCAGTCTGCTGCTTGTTGCTGCCCTTGATCTCGGGGATGTCGAGAATGATGGTGTCCATGGTGTCTGTGCTCTCTCAGTTCCGTTATGTCCGGGGATGCCGGGATGCGAGTCTGCCGGTCTACGCTGCCGCTGCCGGCAGGTCTGCAACCAGGCGGATCGATGCGGTCAGTTCTTCCATCTGGAAGTGCGGCTTCAGGAAACACGTGGCACGGTAGGCGCCGGGCTTGCCCGGCACCTCGGTCACGTCGACGCGCGCGGCGCTCAGCGGAAAGCGCGACTTGGCCTCCGGCGTCGCGGAGGGATTGAGCAGCACGTAGTCGGCGATCCAGTTGTTCAGGTAGCGCTCCACGTCCCCGCGCGTCTGGAAGCTGCCCACCTTGTCGCGCATGATCACCTTCAGGTAGTGCGCAAAGCGCGAAGCCGCCAGCACATACGGCAGCCGGGCAGACAACTGCGCGTTGGCGTTGGCCTGGTCCTT harbors:
- the tssE gene encoding type VI secretion system baseplate subunit TssE, with amino-acid sequence MSVIVTGSPMPLFERLSAGANAPSAQLLQGEPLRQSVARELARLLNTRSRLTAAQFLESDGTVLDYGVPDFSFRSFQSVPDCDAIAALVAHAIAMFEPRLRQARVRFAERDTPRPVLVIDGELPLGAAPVRVAFELAAAGQAADPRWGDHG
- a CDS encoding Hcp family type VI secretion system effector, which produces MDTIILDIPEIKGSNKQQTGRAAERIQIYSFSHGVAMAVTNDPANSKRTSGKAQFQSMTMSKKTDQATPGLYAACAAGKSLGDVKLEIGRTEDGAFRSEMTYTLSDAIVESIQTAGGMGDSSDTFTLDFTRITAFFTQQKGDAQKEGTAAFGWDLVENMACAVSAPPEPQKKAA